The Budorcas taxicolor isolate Tak-1 chromosome 2, Takin1.1, whole genome shotgun sequence nucleotide sequence CAAAACCACACTGGCCTGGCTCCAGGACACATATCCAGCCCTGACACCATCTGCACGGCCCCTGGAATGCACTATCCAGGCTGGTGAGGTCAGTGGCTGGCAGACGGGGGCCAGGCTGAGCCGGGCCAAGGACCCCCATCCAACCCATCAACCCACGTTCCCCCAACCCCTCGCCAGGTGCTGTATTTCCCTGACCGATGGTGGCATGCCACACTCAACCTCGACACCAGCGTCTTCATCTCTACCTTCCTCGGCTAGCCAAAGGGGGTGGCTGGCGAGCCCACCGCACACCAGCACACATCCCTGCAGTACTCACAGGTTTTATTACAGGGACAGAGGTGGTGGCAGCAgcctcagcccagcccagcctcaccCCCCCTTTCCGGCCCAGAAGGAGGATGAGAGGCGCGTTGCCCAGCAGAAgtgatgggggtggggttggggacaCCAGGGTAGGGATCCGGGGACACaaactatatacagaaaactaggGGGTACTGCCCCAAGGCCCTCCTGAGCTAGGGTACCGGGCAAGGCAGGTGGGTGGCCCATACACCCACCCTGCTCAGTAATCCTCTACCCAGCCATTCTCAGAGATGAAGGCATCGATGACCTCCTTCATGGCCAGGTTGGGGATGAGCTGTTCCTGGGTGAGGGGGCTCCGAGTCACAGGGTCAAAATGGCCCACGCGCTGTAGTGACAACAGGAGCAGAATTAGGAGCTGCTCAGTGCGTGTGGGTCCTGCTGCCAACACCCACAGGCCCTCACCTGCAGGTGCTCCTCGATGTCCTTACGGTCGTATGTGATGCCACTGGGCGTGATGCAGGGCTCCCGCATCAGCTCAAAGCTGATCTTGCCGCACAGGTAGTCAGGGATGTCTCGCTTCTGCAGCACACAGGGTCGGATCAGGTCAGGGGCTGGGAAGGGACACTGCTCTAGCTACCCACAGGCCCCAGAAGACGGGCAGCTCACCTTTCTCTTCTCGTCGACCTGGGAGAAGAGCTCGTCCATGTCTGCCAAGTACTTGTCCTGCAAAGAACCAAGCAGCCACTTGTGGGCCTgacacccctctcccctccccagacacCGAGACACACAGACCCAGCAGGAGCCAGGGCACCTCACAtcacagcgcacacacacacaggacccaCACTCGGGCTGGGGCACCCTCACATGCTTGGCCTCAATGCAGGCCTGCTGGGCCCGTACGTGGCTGTCGTCCTCGTCACCCTCGTGGTTCCGCTGACACTCTTCCAGTTCCCTGGGGGTTGACCAAAAGGTGTTCAGAGATGGGTCTGGCCAGGGGCAGTCAGACTCCACTCCAGACTTAGGATCATTCAGGCCCCTTTCCCTCCATCTCCTGCGTGCCAGAATTGGCCTTCAATAAACACTTGTGTTCACACCTCAGAGTTAACCTAAGAGTGGTTACTCGAAGGGGGGGGAGCCCACCTCTCACGCTCAGCCACAATGAGCCGTGTGAGGTAAGAGTGCAACTCATTTTCCTGGTGGATGCGTCGCTCCTCGATGCTGTTCCAGCGCTTCTTCTTTGCGATGCGCAGAGCACTGGGGATGTCATCCCCAAAGTTGAGCCGCTGCTCCTTGGCCAGGTTGTAGGCTGGGGGATAGAGCATTTGGGTAAACTTCAACCAGTCCACCCACCTGGTCCCAGGCACCCTGGAACCAGCTAGCCTGTAAGCCCACCTCGCTGCAGGTTGGCAATAGCCTCATCATAGCTTTCCATCTCCAGCTGGCATTGCCCCAGGAAGAAGTGTGCCTTCACAGACTGCCCGTCCAGCTCCAGGGCGCGCCGACAGTCAGCCAGGGCTTGCTCGTGCTGCTGCATCTTCAGGTAGCACAGCGCCCGGTTGGTGTAATACACGGCCACCAAGGGGTTCCGGGTCTGGGGACCAAGGCCGGGCCAGCCAGCATGAGGGAGTGCGCTCAGCCTGCCCACTCCGTCCCAACTTGAGGCCCACGGTTGGAACCAAGACACTAGCATTTTCTCAGCTTCCAAGCCCCTGGGTTCTGAGGGAGGGTGAAGCCTACGTGAGCCCACTCTCTGGACTCCAATGAGTCTTGTGAAGGTAGTTTTCCCGGACTCGTGGAAATCCCCAGCATCGCGTTTGACTCCTCAAGGGGCAGGGATGCCTGGTCCCCAGCCCAATGGGCCTCGAACACCTACAGTTCCCACCCAGCACAGTTCTCTGGCAGCCCCCACTGGCTCGGGAAAGGCGCGGACTTGGCCCCAGACCCCAAGCACCCACCGCCTCCCTCCGAAAGTCTGGCGGGCACGGCCTGACATGTTCTGAAGAGGGCGCGCGGCAGAAGCCGCAGCTCGGCCCCTCCCCTGGCTCGGACGCCAAGCCCCTCCCGCAGCGCGGGCGCACTCACGATGGCGCGGCCGTAGCAGGCCGCTGCCTCCGGGTACTTGCGGCCCACGAAGAGCCGGTTGCCCTGCTCCTTGAGCTCCTGTGCGCTCGGGCTCTTCTCGGGGCTGCCGCCGCCGGCGCCCAGCCGTGCGccgccctccttctcctccttgccctTCATGGCGCCGCACGGCACCGCCTGGGCTCCGCTCCCAGGCTCCGCGCCCAGTCCGCCCTGCGCCCGCAGCCCGAGCCCGCGATCCGCTCGGGCTCGGTCCAGCGCTCCGCCACCGGAACTTCCGGTCTGCAGGTAGGCGGGGCCAGCGGAGCGGACCGCCGCGCGGGTGGGCGGGGCCGCGCGTGCCCCCGGCGCGCtgtgggggcggggccggcggggaGCGTGACTCTGGCAACGCGACGCGGCGTCAAGGTTTGCGACGCGCTGGGTCACCCGGGCAGACGCCCGCCCGGCCGCGCTCCGACGCCCCTCCCCCGAGGCCTCGCCTGGCGCGTGGAGATGGCCGCGGCTGGCGGGCTCTGGAGCTGTGAGGACCCGAGCCGCTGGGCCGCCGTCTTGGAGTGCCGCGGAGCGGTGCTGCGGGCGCGCGCGGGCCCCCAGGGGCGGCTGGAAGCGCTGGACCGGTGGTAGGGCGGAGGGGGCAGGGGCGGGCGGGCCGAGCCCCGTGGCCCGGACTCCGTAGCGCCGCCTTCCCCCAGGTACCGAGAGGAGCTGCCTGCGGCCATCGGGGCCCGCGCGGAGAAGCACGTGACACTAGACGAGCTGCAGCGGCTGCTGGCGTGGAAACTGGCGGTAAGGCTTCCCACTTGGGGCGCGGCACAGCCACGTGGGTGGGGCTTCTCAGGGGGCGCACCCTCGTGGCAGTCTTGAGGGGGCTCCCGGCGAGGGCCGCCACCCGTGACACCCGACCCGACCTGGCCACAGAGGGGCCGCTTCCGACCGCGCCTGCAGCAACTCGTGGCCGCCAACTCTCCGGAGCTGGTGGTGCAGCGTTCGGCCGCCGCCTTCCGCCTCCTGCCAGACATGCATGCAGCGGTCATGGCTCTGTGCGCCCTCCGTGGCGTGGGCCCGGCCACCGCCTCGGGTTAGTCGGGAAAGCTGGACCACCCCCGGGCAGGGTCGCGGGCGGAACCTGGCCTGTTAGTGTCCTTATTCATGAAATGGTCCGATGGCCAGATACATGATACAGGAGAGTTGCTGGGGACAGCAGCCCCAGGCCCAGGCGGGGCTGAGTGCTGTCCATTCACTGCCCACAGCGGTACTGGCTGCCGGAGCTCCTGAGGTGGCAGCCTTCATGTCTGAGGAGGCAGTGGCCGCAGTGCCTGGCCTGCCCACCCTGCAGTACACTGTCAAGCACTACCTGCTCTACCTGAGCCGGGTGCAGGAGCGTGCAACAGCCCTGAGCCAAGGTGCGGAGACCACGGGCGGCCAGGGTGGTCACGGAGAGCTCTCTCTGACCGTAGGAAGATCGGTATCTCCGAGCCCCAGACTGTCTCTGCCCTTCTCTAGGCAGTGCATCTGGGCTGTGGACCCCACACCACGTGGAGACGGCCCTGTGGACCTGGGCTGTAGGGCAGAAGATGTGCCCGGACCTGCTGCCCAACCTGGGTCCCAGCCTGGTCCCCGCTGAGAACACCAGGCCAGCCAAGAAGCGCAGGACCCAGGCTGAGTGACTTGGCTgcttcccagagcctgctcaccTGCCCTGTGATCTCAGGCCCTAAGTCTCTGGACAGGAGGCTGGCTGACCAGGAAGCTGGCTGCTGTTGAAGCTCAATAAATGCCTGCTGAACTGACACCTGAATGTGAGAcccacagcccctccccagggctcccGGCTCCCACAGACACACCTCATGCTGGGTTCAGAGaagcagggttgggggtgggggtgccctcAGCCACTCTTGTGGAGGGAAGGGCTCTCACAGTTGCTCAGAGTTAGGGGGAGACgagcccagcccagggccccagTACAGCCAGCTGATGCtgtgtaaaatatttattcattcttcaaaAAGGCTCAGACTGCAAGTctcagggaagagacagaggcaggaTCTTCTCTAGGGCCACTCTTGGGGACCTCCACCACCCGGCCCAGGCCAGCAGTCCTGTCCCTCCAGCCTGGGAGGGGGTGGCCAGGGCTAGTGTAAGGCTCGGCCTGGACTCAGTGGGCCACAGGGGCCACCAGCCCACACCGGGAAGGAGCAGCCTCGAGACTACATTCACTGAGGGTGGACATGCAGGCCTGCCCGGTGGCTGGCCCTGGGGTCCTGAACCCTGGCCCCTGTGGCCCTGGGGACCCTGTCAGGGTGGTGGGGGGATATGGGCACCCAACAGGTCGTAGGCAAAGATGTTCCAGAAGATGGCAAACAGCAGGAAGGTGCCATAGGCAAGCAGCACCACCCACCAGCCGCACTGGTCCCGCAGGCGCTCTTCGTAGCTGCGCAGGATGGTCAGGCCCATGCTGACGCCCACCACTGCGCCCGCCAGGTGCGCCATGAAGCTGGGCTGTGGGCCTGAGGCAGGCAGTGGCGGGGAGAAGCGCAGCCACACAGCCCGGCCCACCTCGGAGCTCACTGCAGGGGGAGGCAGCAGGTGAGGCCCCCTGGCTAGGGGCTGAGACCCCCGCCCTGGCTCCCTACTTACTGCACACCAGGGCCAGCACCATCCTCAGCAGCTTGTAGGGACACCTCATCCCAGCCCAGTTCTGATGGGTGCAAAGAGAAGGTGGTGAGATAGGTCTTGTgggcccctccccacaccccaccccagggGCTGCCCCGTTACCATGACGACATTGGCCAGGTGTGCAGAACACAGGGCATAGACCCCGCCAGAGCCCCCCACCACAGGGGCCTGCATGTCAGTAATGGAGACGGTCAGGGAACCTGTGTGAGAAAGGGGAGAGCTGTGAGGGCGAGGCCAGCGGGGGTAGCCCCGGTGCACGCAGCTGCCTCACCTGCCAGCACACCCGCCAGGTAGAGCAGGCTGATGCGGAGCAGGCCGTGCACCATCTCCAGCGGCACCCCGATCATAAGCTGCAGGAGGGCATTGAACCCCAGCTGCTCCAGCCTGGCCATGGGGGGCAAACGGGTGTGAAGGGAAGGGTGGGGTCCACAGTTGGGCTACCAGCCCCCGGCCCCCACCTCAAAGGGCTGAGCTCTCCAGAGCCAATCGGGGCGGGGGTGCTCACCCGACGTGCATGAACATGTACGTGAGGAAGCGCCAGGCCCGAGCGCGGTGGCTGGGGTGGTACACAAGGGGGCTCTTCATGTACTCGGGGTGGTAGGTCTGCAGCACCCACTTGTTGAGCCGGGCCCCGTAGCACAGGAACACGATGATCTGGGGGGACAAGTGCTGGGGCCAGGCAGGACCAGGGGCATGGGAGGCTCCTGGGGAGCTGGCTGGACAGGCAGGCCCACCTGGGCAAGGGTGACCGAGGCCATAAACACGGGGGGCGGGCAGCTGCGGTGCCGGTAGAAATACCAGTGGCGGTCCACCTCTCGGGGCAGGATCTCGTAGGCCACGTAGCGCACGAACCGCTTGTAAACACCCAGGCCTGGCTCATCCAGCAGCCCGTCCCGAGGCAGTGCCCGCTGTCCGTTGGCGATGGCCCGCTTGAAGCTGCTTGAGCGCTTGCTGCTGATCTAGGGGGCGGGGCCCAGGCATAGACCACCACACTACCCCCCAGGGCCGCCCCTCCTGAGCGGTCCACCCAGCTCCTCACCGGGTCCCAGGCTCTGCCTCGTGTCCACAGCCCTCCCCGGTGggcaggacagggaggaggggccACCTGCCCACCCTGCTCCAGGCCAGGGGCTGTGCGCGCCAGGCCAGGCCCCACCCCCGCTGTCCACCCGCAGTGCACTGACCAGGTCCGCCAGCTCCTGGTAGCAGACCTGGCCCCGCTCGTTGCTCTGGGCCAGCGCCACCAGCATGTCCAGCTTGGCTGGGTCCAGGGGCAGCTCATGGCGGTGCACCAGGCCAGTGAAGGTGTCCGCGCCGATGAAGCCTGTGTTCTCAGGGTCCAGCTGCTGcggttggggggggtggggggggccaaGGCTTGAGCGTGGGCCCAGCCCCCAGGACTGGGCAGGTCAGCCTGGAGAGGCAGCCTCTGAACACCCCAGGTCCAGGCCCCTGTGCCCACGTGGTTCCAGGAGCTGCAGGCACCAGCGCCTAGGTCCCTGGCTTGAAGCTCTGCTCGTTCTCCAGGGGTCTCCCCACCTCATTTCAGCCCTGCCCATCCTGGAGGGGTAGGGCCAAGGTCTGAGGGCAAGCACCGCCCTCCCGCCACGCTGCAAGCGCCCTGCTCTGGCTCGCCCTTTCCTGGGTCTTGGGCAGGAGGCTAAGGTCGTGCAAGGAGAGGTTGGGCTGAGGGTCTCTGAGAAGTCCGTTCCCCCGGCCCACCCAAGGGCGAAGGGCCGCGGCGGGGGCGGTGCCGTCGCCCCCCACCTCCGCACGCACCTGCTCCTGGATAAGCTGCAGCAGCGAGCTCCTGTCCATAGAgccgggccgggggccggggccggggtcGGCGGCCGCGGCCGGGAGGGGCTGCTCTGCGGACGACTCCGCTCCGCCCCGGCCCTCCGGCTCCGCCCGCTCCGCCCGCTCCGCCCGCTCCGCCCGCTCCGCCCGCTCCGCCCGCTCCGCCCGCTCCGCCCGCTCCGCCCGCTCCGCCCGCTCCGCTCGGCGCCGCGTCACGGAGCCGCCCGCCCCCGCCGCACACGCCCGCCCAGCCACGCGCGGTCGGGACACGCGCGCGCCCCGCACGAGGACGTGCCCGGGCAAGAACGGTGCTCGGCTCCCGGTTCCCATCCCGCTAGTCCCGTGGGGCGGCAGCCGTGAAACTGAGTCACGCGCAGCACCCAAGCCCCTCCCGCGCACGGCCCGTTTTCCCGGGCGGGGTCTCAGCGCCAACGCCACCTCCTCGGGGAAGGCTCCAGGGAACTGCCCACAGGTGGGACTCTTCAGGCGGGGCTCCCAGAAGGTACCTCCCTGTAGGCAACTTGGCGGCCTGACAGACTGGCGTCACGGCCCAGCCGACAGACAACTagcagagggcagggagggcctGCAGCTGGCCCTGCTCAGTGGGCAGGGACCAACACACCTTGGGCTGGAGGCTCCTGACCCcgcctgtggccacagctgggatgggatggggaggggaccTGGCCCCCAGGGAGGGCAGGCGGACCCCTCCAGTAAGGAAGGTGGCACTCGGGACACACACCGCAGGGCCACTCTCACCCACTGTGCGCAGCTGGGCCTTGGGATGGACCCAGCAGCAAAGAGCATCCTGCCAGGCCTGGCACCAGTGAGGACTGCACCAGGAGCCTCGGGGGTGGAACTGGGGGCCAGCGGGATAGTCGGACAACGCCCAGGcctgacccccagcccctcctgggcTAGGCCTGAGCATCCCTGCTGGGTGGGCAGTTCCCCGCCCCCTAGAAACAGCTTGTCAGGACTGGAGGGCCCAGGCCCAGGGCCTGCCTTGCACAGAACAAGTGCAGGCCGGAGGGGGCAGGAGCCCGGGACGCAGGCCGGAGTGAGGGCCTGCATCCCAAGCTGGGCCCCCACCTCAGCCCCAGGAAGGCTCTCTGCCCCCTTGTCCGCAGGCTGTCCCCTGCCCAGCGGGGAGGGCAGAGGCTTGGGAGGGGCG carries:
- the STUB1 gene encoding E3 ubiquitin-protein ligase CHIP isoform X1; translated protein: MKGKEEKEGGARLGAGGGSPEKSPSAQELKEQGNRLFVGRKYPEAAACYGRAITRNPLVAVYYTNRALCYLKMQQHEQALADCRRALELDGQSVKAHFFLGQCQLEMESYDEAIANLQRAYNLAKEQRLNFGDDIPSALRIAKKKRWNSIEERRIHQENELHSYLTRLIVAERERELEECQRNHEGDEDDSHVRAQQACIEAKHVRVPQPECGSCVCVRCDVRCPGSCWVCVSRCLGRGEGCQAHKWLLGSLQDKYLADMDELFSQVDEKRKKRDIPDYLCGKISFELMREPCITPSGITYDRKDIEEHLQRVGHFDPVTRSPLTQEQLIPNLAMKEVIDAFISENGWVEDY
- the RHBDL1 gene encoding rhomboid-related protein 1, translated to MGTGSRAPFLPGHVLVRGARVSRPRVAGRACAAGAGGSVTRRRRAERAEPEGRGGAESSAEQPLPAAAADPGPGPRPGSMDRSSLLQLIQEQQLDPENTGFIGADTFTGLVHRHELPLDPAKLDMLVALAQSNERGQVCYQELADLISSKRSSSFKRAIANGQRALPRDGLLDEPGLGVYKRFVRYVAYEILPREVDRHWYFYRHRSCPPPVFMASVTLAQIIVFLCYGARLNKWVLQTYHPEYMKSPLVYHPSHRARAWRFLTYMFMHVGLEQLGFNALLQLMIGVPLEMVHGLLRISLLYLAGVLAGSLTVSITDMQAPVVGGSGGVYALCSAHLANVVMNWAGMRCPYKLLRMVLALVCMSSEVGRAVWLRFSPPLPASGPQPSFMAHLAGAVVGVSMGLTILRSYEERLRDQCGWWVVLLAYGTFLLFAIFWNIFAYDLLGAHIPPPP
- the LOC128064741 gene encoding uncharacterized protein LOC128064741 isoform X2 gives rise to the protein MAPHGTAWAPLPGSAPSPPCARSPSPRSARARSSAPPPELPVCRYREELPAAIGARAEKHVTLDELQRLLAWKLARGRFRPRLQQLVAANSPELVVQRSAAAFRLLPDMHAAVMALCALRGVGPATASAVLAAGAPEVAAFMSEEAVAAVPGLPTLQYTVKHYLLYLSRVQERATALSQGSASGLWTPHHVETALWTWAVGQKMCPDLLPNLGPSLVPAENTRPAKKRRTQAE
- the LOC128064741 gene encoding uncharacterized protein LOC128064741 isoform X3, whose protein sequence is MAAAGGLWSCEDPSRWAAVLECRGAVLRARAGPQGRLEALDRWYREELPAAIGARAEKHVTLDELQRLLAWKLARGRFRPRLQQLVAANSPELVVQRSAAAFRLLPDMHAAVMALCALRGVGPATASAVLAAGAPEVAAFMSEEAVAAVPGLPTLQYTVKHYLLYLSRVQERATALSQGSASGLWTPHHVETALWTWAVGQKMCPDLLPNLGPSLVPAENTRPAKKRRTQAE
- the STUB1 gene encoding E3 ubiquitin-protein ligase CHIP isoform X2; amino-acid sequence: MKGKEEKEGGARLGAGGGSPEKSPSAQELKEQGNRLFVGRKYPEAAACYGRAITRNPLVAVYYTNRALCYLKMQQHEQALADCRRALELDGQSVKAHFFLGQCQLEMESYDEAIANLQRAYNLAKEQRLNFGDDIPSALRIAKKKRWNSIEERRIHQENELHSYLTRLIVAERERELEECQRNHEGDEDDSHVRAQQACIEAKHDKYLADMDELFSQVDEKRKKRDIPDYLCGKISFELMREPCITPSGITYDRKDIEEHLQRVGHFDPVTRSPLTQEQLIPNLAMKEVIDAFISENGWVEDY
- the LOC128064741 gene encoding uncharacterized protein LOC128064741 isoform X1; protein product: MAPHGTAWAPLPGSAPSPPCARSPSPRSARARSSAPPPELPVCRYREELPAAIGARAEKHVTLDELQRLLAWKLARGRFRPRLQQLVAANSPELVVQRSAAAFRLLPDMHAAVMALCALRGVGPATASAVLAAGAPEVAAFMSEEAVAAVPGLPTLQYTVKHYLLYLSRVQERATALSQGAETTGGQGGHGELSLTVGRSVSPSPRLSLPFSRQCIWAVDPTPRGDGPVDLGCRAEDVPGPAAQPGSQPGPR